A window of the Henckelia pumila isolate YLH828 chromosome 3, ASM3356847v2, whole genome shotgun sequence genome harbors these coding sequences:
- the LOC140888732 gene encoding uncharacterized protein, producing MRNVISVEGTYLKGRYKGVMLIATAQDGNHHQYPIAWAVVDSESEESWTWFFEKLHELIPDDDELIFISNRHKGIISGVASVYKKAQYGHCLWHLGQNIKTKLKSKAGGVALFMRTTKAYTQMEFDELYDEMNNSYPSITKYLEDNIYREKWARSYFHGSRYNIMTTNGSESINAKLAQARDLPIVAMLDAIQNLTSSWFNTHRIADVASTGHLTPWAKRTVRSRFIESQKMEVFQLNTFEYHVTGVGHDAVVGLNRRTCRCRVFDIDRLPCSHTITAAGQHNMNIYELCSHYYTTNVWTLAYTETVYPVPPL from the coding sequence ATGAGAAATGTCATATCAGTTGAAGGCACATATTTGAAAGGTAGATATAAAGGTGTTATGCTTATAGCAACTGCACAAGATGGAAACCACCACCAATATCCCATTGCTTGGGCAGTTGTTGATTCAGAAAGTGAAGAATCTTGGACTTGGTTCTTTGAGAAGTTGCATGAGTTGATACCTGATGATGATGAACTGATTTTTATTTCTAATAGGCATAAAGGAATCATTAGTGGTGTTGCCTCAGTATACAAGAAAGCACAATATGGTCATTGCTTGTGGCATCTTGGACAAAACATCAAGACAAAACTGAAGTCCAAAGCGGGTGGAGTTGCACTATTTATGCGAACAACTAAAGCTTACACACAGATGGAGTTTGATGAATTATACGATGAGATGAATAACAGTTATCCAAGCATCACAAAGTATCTTGAAGACAACATTTATCGAGAAAAATGGGCAAGATCGTATTTTCATGGTTCAAGATATAATATAATGACAACCAATGGATCAGAATCAATCAATGCAAAGTTGGCACAAGCTCGTGATCTTCCAATAGTTGCTATGTTGgatgcaattcaaaatcttacTTCATCATGGTTTAATACTCACCGCATAGCTGATGTTGCTTCAACCGGACATCTTACTCCATGGGCTAAGAGAACGGTTCGATCAAGATTTATCGAGTCACAAAAAATGGAAGTTTTCCAATTGAATACCTTTGAATATCATGTCACTGGAGTTGGTCATGATGCAGTTGTGGGATTAAATAGAAGAACATGTCGTTGCCGAGTTTTTGACATTGATAGACTTCCGTGTTCACATACTATAACAGCTGCAGGTCAACATAATATGAATATTTATGAATTGTGCTCGCATTATTACACGACAAATGTATGGACGTTGGCCTATACAGAAACAGTTTATCCAGTGCCCCCCCTCTAA